ACGTTTTccgtctcccggcgtgtgaggcgtcctcccccggGGTGTGGCATTTGCTTTCCCTgttaatctccgtatagacTATTTCGTGCTGACCACCACGAAAAACAATTCTTTCTTGGCTGTTTCTCGACCTCATCTATTCTGGCTATTTAAGGTGGAAAGTTTTGTCCCCACCGAAGAAGTAGTGTGGCAAATTTCTGCCAGGCCTTCCATGTCGCTGGAGATCTTCGTTAGTGCTGCATAGATGTTACCGATGTGTCATTATGAGACTGCTGCTTGCTAGCTCCAAACGTACATACGCCATCTTGGTCTTGAATGGCATTTGGTCCTTGTGACGATGTTTTTTAATATCCCCACATGCCGAGGACTTTGTGCCTTTTAACATTCTTGGGGCCTTCTATTTTTCTCCTCCAAGCTGAGCATTAATGTCCCTGGTTACGAATCTTTGAAAGGATAAAGGTAGCAAAGCGATGCAGAGCTCGAAATTTAGCAGCGACCTCCTGGCATTTCCTCAcgcatttatttattaatgtgaCAAGCATTAATCATACAATGTCTGCTTAGAATGCTTTATTATAAAGGCTTTATTCCAAATCTATCTAATCAAACAATGCGAACGGTTGCTTTACATTTACAACAGGAAATATCATCACATACAGAAAATGCAATGGTGAATTCAATAAAGCATacaaagtattcacattcaaacTGCTAGACATTTAAATAACCAAATAAATACAACTCTACTACTGCaagtaaacaatactttttgtCAGGTGTGGAAAAGAAGTCCTTATCTAAATGCAGTTCATTTTACCCAACATTCTAATCCTCATCTACTGCTATCAAagtctttttcctctttctcattTCACAGGCACTATGCTGAGAATCCTGTTGTGTAAAAATGAACACTTAGTGTTATAACATACTTTATATAAGATGGCAAATCAGAATAGGCAAAATGTCTGATCACATTTTTGGTGCTCCTTCATGTGGCACTACACTTGCTAGAACTAAACAGTGTGACTATGACCCTTTTATTTAGCATGtatatgcagtttttttaaaaTCCGGCTATAAATGGCCGATGTAATAtttggtttattatttatttataaataataaacaatttatttatttattgttgatTTGTCATGGTATAAAGTCTCGCTTTATATTCTGTTGCAGTCAGTCTCCACCTGCAACGGCCTGTACAGAGGCAGCATATCACAGATGAGGAGACTCTGGAGATCCGGGAACACTGACTaacagagcagactgggctgtTTCAGGAAGGGGGCTTAAAGAGTCAGTTTTTTCTATTGTTCTCCTTTTTTAAGTTCCTGTTGGTGCTTCATTCATCTGTGGTTACTGATCATGTCTCCAGTCCGGGGTCAAACACATCCCTCCCTGTGTGCCATAGGCTGTTTTGGGGAGAGGAAGACTGAGCACACTCTGGGTGTTTGTTCAGTAAATGAAAAGGTTGTTACTGACAACTGTAGGACACTGCACTTATATTCTGTTCAGTCATGTCTGACTGGACAGTGCTGGCAGGATGTCGCAGCTACCTTTCTGGGTGTAGGCTGGCTGAACATGCAGTCAGTTGCTGCAACATGCAGGGAGAAATGTGCGTTTTCGGGCATCAGACAAAGTAGAACACCCCCAGGACACATCCATTTCCTGGTGTCTCGGAGATACTGTCTCATCGCTTGTGGAAGCTGGGACTGTGAATGATCTGAGAGAGCTTTCCAAATGAGTCCATCGTGTCCACAGGTTCTTCCGTTTGGGCTGCGCTCTGTCTTGGCTCATCAGGGGTGTCCAGTCCAGGGGATGAGGTGTAATCCAGGGTGCCGATCCTGGGGAGGAACTGGGCCAGAGCTGGTACACCTCTGTCTCGACCCTGCAGCCTCTGCCGGTGGTTTCCCAGACTGAgcagggctctgtgtctgtcagagaCGTAGATGTTGTACCCGTCTGGCAAAATCTGCTCTCTGAAGGTGCAGTCATCTCTGCTGTAGGTGTGCTGGAAATAATGGGACAAGTTAACATATAAAATAATCATGttctataaataataaaatactagtttttaaaagtttttaaatTACACTTCCCTGTGAGGAAATTACCCCAATGGAAATTACCCTGATCGTGTTTTCTTTGGTGTACTAATCTACCAGCAGTAGACTTTcctccttttccttttcctcccCAGTTTTCTTTTCGTTTCCATTTCAGCCAAGTTTCCTCCCTAtgcatatatttaaatatatttgattGATGTTAGTTGTTCGTATTAAAGGTgttgtaggtaggattgtgaagatccaggacttagccaaagaatttgaacatcgacaacttctcagtccctccccctttctgctgaagcccaaactaagcccctccccccacgagggagaatgaatgcgtgtgcatgagcagtgattgaaacgcagttagacacccccccgtggccctgattggaggatctgaacagggagcggtgcctttttgcaaatcgcactacaggctgtaggtggtgccagaggagctggatttttttttaaattactgcCTAGtaatgtagttctactcaaacatagggtcagtttcagcaaatatggcAGAAAGTTAATTTTATAAGAATCTATTAAATACTTCACACAGATAAGATTACCTTGTAATTGTTTTGCATGACACTGGaacaaccatgagcatacagacacgTTTGCCCAAGGATGAACCACATGTACATCATAGTGAACACCatttaaacactttttgtgcttacacagcatgagacatctatttcagctggaacagtttactcttaaactacaccttttatggcacgtgctcctaatagattcccaaaattctggctccaattcctctgtgtgacagTTGTGCCCATTCTAAGCTAGGTTTTACTGTGAGACCATATCATCTTAAACTGACTGGTCTCTAGAAAGTCCTTAGAATAGATAAGATACATTCAAAcgtctgcatgcacacataccaaaCCTATCAGTAATCAGAGGTGCAGTGCAATGTGCCCCTCTGTGCTTCTGTTGGAGCAGtcgcccactcatagtctaataagcacggtgtctgtcccccggctcagatcggttaaatcaaaggtaaacaaaagatttatacttaacaacctaattggaattaaaacaactgcaacgatagaacaaaataggaaaattagatatggactattaaatattagatctctgtcttctaaagcagtattgGTAAACGATTTGAGATCAGAtaataaaattgatttattttgtcttactgaaacctggctgggccatgaagaatatgtcagtctaaatgaagccactcctcccagtcatattaatactcaaattcctagaggctcaggccgaggagggggagttgcagccatttttgattcaagcctgttaattaatcctaaacctaaactaaattataactcgtttGAGAGttttgttcttaatcttcaacatccaaaatggaaaacattacagccaattacattcgttatttacagggctccaggtccgtattctgaatttttatctgaattctcagagtttttatcatgttaagtccttaaatcagaccaagtacttattgtaggtgattttaatatccatgtggacgttgacaatgatagcctcagtactgctttcaactcattagattcaattggtttcagtcagagtgtgcacatggtgacgcactgttttaaccacaccctcgaccttgtgctggcatatggtattgaaattgaggatttaataatattgcCGCAGaattatcagatcattctttaattattttcaaattcttactacctgactatactaaattagataaaagcttctacactagatgcctatctgacagtgctatagctaaatttaaggaagatattccaacagcatttgactctatgtcatgccttaacataacataggacctttatgttaacctcagtccctctcaaattgatataTTTCATtcccctcaaaaagaagatgatgaagtaaaggaaactagcaccttggtataactcccaaacttgcaaattaaaacaaatctcgcgaaacctcaaaagtaaatggcgttccaccaaagtggaagaatctcgtttggattggcaagaaagtctcaaaacctataggaagtccctaagaaaggccagatcagactattactcatcactaatagaagaaaataagaacaacccaaggtttcttttcagcactgtagccaggctgacagatagccacagctctactgagccatctattcctctagctctgagtagtgatgacttcatgagcttctttaatgataaaattataacaattagagatagaATCTATCACCTTTTGCCatcaacttctaacagttcacctttaaacgcaggaaCGCTAGAAAGAATGACTattcccgacatatacttagactgcttttatcctatagaccttcaacaattaatgttaaagatatcctcagctaagccatctacctgtctcttagacccatCCCAACAagactactcaaagaagcgttacccgtggttaacacttcattactagatatgatcaatatgtccttattaacaggttatgtagcacagtcattgaaaatagctgtgataaaacctcttctgaaaaaacccaccctcaatcctgaggtcttagcaaactatagacctatatctaaccttccctttctctccaagatccttgagaaggtagtcgctAACCAactatgtgattttctacatagcaatagttcatttgatgactttcaatcaggatttagaaagaatcatagcacagagacagcactggtgaaaattaataacgaccttctaactgttgcagacaaaggacttgtctctattcttgttttactagatcttagtgctgcattcaacaATATTGACCAtacatcctgttacagagattggaacatttagctgGTTTAaatcctatttctctgatcgatctcaatttgttaatgttaatgataagtcctccaagtacgctaaagttagccatggcgttccacaaggctcagtgcttggacctattctattctccttatatatgcttcctcttggtaatattattaggaaacactcaattaactttcactgttatgcggatgacacccaattatacttgtcactCAAaacagacgaaaccagtcaggtagctaaacttcaagcgtgcattaaagatataaaatcctggatgacctataattttctgatgttaaactctaacaaaactgaagtgtgctgggccctaaacacctccgagcctcattatctaaagacatagctactctggatggtattgccctggcctccagcactactgtcagaaatctaggggttatttttgatcaggatatatcctttaacggccatctaaaacaaacctcaagaacagccttttttcatcttcgtaacattgccaaaattaggaatatcctgtatcaaaacgatgctgaaaaactagtccatgcattcgttacttccaggctggactattgtaattccctactgtcaggttgctcaaataagtcccttaagactctccaactgatccagaatgctacagcgcgtgttctcacaagaactaagaaaagagatcatatttctcctgtattagcttctctgcattggcttcctgtaaaatccaggattgaatttaaaatccttctcctgacctacaaagctctaaatggtcaagcaccatcatatttagaagagctcctaataccttattgtcccactagagcactgcgctcccagaatgcagagttacttgtggtacctagagtctctaaaagtagaatgggagccagagccttcagttatcctctcctatggaaccagctcccaatctgggttcggggggcagaaactgtcaccgcatttaagaatgaacttaaaactctactatttgataaagcttatagttagggagtgaggagttgcagcgtccacctaacAAGGCCCacatgcttctcttcatagtcgttagattaataatataacaaaagtagagggaggcaggccagcacaaCCCGATTcggcaggggagagtttcaAGCctgaacaggctacctctccttatgacctgtctctaaTAGTTACGCTGTTACAGTTCtagactgctgggggacttccttcctctcctctccctttctattaccatttgtgtgcatcccgtcccagaaatgcttgttattaatcctagattctggggagtttactccccggagtcctcatgttttttcacccagcgtattttTTTCCTTGGAGAatgttggcaccaagatcttggttgcagctgtcgccgtggtcctgctgcactccctgctaagctatgcggtgccctgcaatgtcatgctgcgtcctgctgaaccctgctgcttcctgctacgtccatccatgctctgctgggccacgctacttcctttaacgccctgcagcgcactgatatgacataaactactacgactaccatttgaagtcactgttccattattaatgtgactattactgccactgttcatcacatccccaaccggcaccgtcaaacaccgcctaccaagagcctgggtctgtccaaggtttcttcccaagagggagtttttccttgccactgtcgcactgcttgctcttgagggaattactgtaattgttggggctttgtaaattatagagtgtagtctagacctactctatctgtaaagtgtctcaagataacttgtgttatgattggatactataaataaaattgaattgaattgaaaaggaacatgccgacttattgggaatttagcttattcaccgtaacccccagagttagacaagtcgatacatacccttctcatatcagtgcgtgctgtaaggctgtctgacgccGCCAGTGGCATCAGGctagcacagaacatgcaggtgaatggttccagtaatcctactgctccgaattgtgacaaaataatgccaacatgttcctatttacatgttttgatttgtagagtcacagcgtgtacaaaaaacaacgtaacatgagacgaTGAGatgtcttctaaccgtaaacaaactgggaactatattctcagacaggttgctgcaaagcaaatcattccgcccaagtactatattcttccgccagTCATAACAGATGCAAATAATGTGAAAATCCCAAATGTAAAAAATTATCATTTGACAAAAAGTGATTGTTGTCTACCTTACATGCAAATGAAATTGATGAGATGAAATTaattgtacacaaacacaccacccAGGCTTTTGGGCTCTCCAGCACATTGTTTTGTTGCCAGCACGTTTCTCCGGCCATTATGCTTTCTGTAGCGGCTTCCCCAGCAGGCCGAGTCAGGCTCCCTGCTTCACCCACCCGGTCCACATCGCCTAATACTACCTGGATGTGTGACggctacacaaaaaaaaaggggtCACACCACATCTCTAGATGAGCCGCAGCCGAGTCGCGCCTGATTGAACTGTGCTTTCACAAGTGTTACAGATGtttttaaagtgactatatgtaacttttaaatgtttccatctgatgatcataaatgacctgtaacagcaaaccatacttacagtgaaaagaacgccctcaggtatgtaatatgtctattatattcattaaataactttataatgcgcaatgtggttgtacgtcagtacATTAAATTACGTcacccttccatttagcgcagAGGTTTTAATCCTTTTAGTCAGTGTTTGTGTTGACCTACAATTTTtcttcccttgtccccctgtacttgtgtaaagcgtccttgCGTTATataaatctaagttattattatgttggttgcaacctgctagggactgcagatgaaaattagcctgtatggctaaatctggcacatttacatgttggactctagcctagaaatctagatgcaccctagcggcagcaaatgtaatttgcagccagggtcaatCTACAAACTCTTCGTTGGCTTGTGAACTGAAAAAACCAAACTTtggc
This sequence is a window from Perca flavescens isolate YP-PL-M2 chromosome 1, PFLA_1.0, whole genome shotgun sequence. Protein-coding genes within it:
- the fgf19 gene encoding fibroblast growth factor 19, giving the protein MLLLVFTVSIANMFFAVGVVCMPLTDQGPHIAHSWGQMVRLRHLYAARPGLHLLISGDGQIHGSAHQTPYSLLEIRAVGPGCVVIRGVATAQFLCIEADGRLYSSHTYSRDDCTFREQILPDGYNIYVSDRHRALLSLGNHRQRLQGRDRGVPALAQFLPRIGTLDYTSSPGLDTPDEPRQSAAQTEEPVDTMDSFGKLSQIIHSPSFHKR